Part of the Acipenser ruthenus chromosome 37, fAciRut3.2 maternal haplotype, whole genome shotgun sequence genome is shown below.
gaaatgtaactggactaattaatgaaatcTCTGTGTCTTGAAGAAAAGGGCCCCTTTCCTGGTAGACATACTAAACTGTGTGACTACTGAACTAGGTGACTAGGGTTAGGTGGcatctggactggattaggctgaaagaACAGTTGACTTTATGGACAGATAATTCACAACTGCAACAACAAGTGGTGTGATACAAAGTATCAATGTCCcgagtggaaaaggacattaaatatcaaaggactgtgagttttaaagagacaagatacacaaatgacctCATGCAAATAGCTACttagcagagtgaaaagatgTTCCACATCGATTGCTAAACATGGTGCTGAACAGGACTcaagaagagaaagcaagctgcaagcgagtcaatgaCCACATGCAACGAGATTGAGGCTCTGCTGGAGGACTGccataaaacttacagagactttcatcagacaaaccagtctgggtctacTGTACACCTAAGCCACAGTATCCAAAAAagactgtgccctgctacctgcatagCTAAAGATTCAGCAAAGATGACAGAGGGGACGGGCGCTGGTGTGTGATCCTATCGGGATTGCCTGacctctattatatgtaaacttatggaaactataattagatccaaaatggaaaattatctatattgGAACAATATCCTggcagacagtcagcatggttttaggaaagggagattgtgtctaactaacctgcttgacgtttttgaggatgcaacatcgacagtggataactgcaaagcatatgacatggtttatttagatttccagaaagcttttgataaagtcccgcataaaagactAATTCTCAAACTGGACGCAGTAGGGAttgaaggaaatgcatgcacgtggattagggagtggttaacatgtagaaaacagaaagtactgattagaggagaaacctcaaaatggagcgacgtaaccagtggtgtaccacagggatcagtgttaggtcctctgctattcctaatctacattaatgatttagattctggtatagtaagcaaacttgttaaatttgcagacaacacaaaaacaggaggagtggcaaacactgttgcagcagcaaaggtcattcaaaatgatctagacagcattcagaactgggcagacacttggcaaatgtgtctgcccagttttgaaatttaatagagaaaagtgtaaggtactgcacgcagacaataaaaatgtgcattataaatatcttacgggagatactgaaattgaagaaggaatctatgaaaaagacccaagagtttatgttgactcagaaatgtcttcatctagacaatgtggggaagccataaaaaaggccaacaaaatgctcagatatattgtgagaagtgttgaatttaaatcaagggaagtaatgttataactttacaatgcattagtaagacctcatctagaatattgtgttcagttctggtcacctcgctacaaaaaggatattgctgctctagaaagattgcaaagaaGAGCGGCCAGAATTattcgggtttaaaaggcatgtcatagacaggcttaaagaattgaatctattcagtcttgaacaaagaagactatgcggtgatctgattcaagcattcaaaattctaaaaggtattgacaatgtcgacccaagggactttttcgacctgaaaaaagaaacaaggaccaggggtcacaaatggagattagataaaggggcattcagaacagaaaataggaggcactttttacaaagagaattgtgagggtctggaaccaactccccagtaatgttgttgaagctgacaccctgggatccttcaagaagctgcttggtgagattctgggatcaatacgctactaacaaccaaacaagcaagatgggctgaatggcctcctctcgtttgtaaactttcttatgttcttatatatatatatacacagtgtgtatatatatatatatatatatatatatatatatatatatacacagtgtgtatatatatatatatatatatatatatatatatatatatatatatatatatatctcaaagtaAGCTTGCAAATGAAACcagtttgtttaaacaataatgatttattcatgcaatatgacaaaacaaacaataatagcaTTTGAGTAACTAGTTAAAACAacttctatagaattaactagaaGAGATTCTCTCAAAATCACGGCTTAAAACTGCAGCTTGCATGCAATTACAGCAAGGACTCTTGATTAAGTTGTGGCTCTTAAAAGGCAATGCTCCATTCCTGAAAtatctgtgacatccaatgcttgatgcgTGTAAGGCAAGTAGTTagcacccaggcagaagaaattcctggctttagggacaaatatagctgggtatcatcagcacagcaatggaagttcactccctgtctgcagataatgtcacctaacggtagcatatatgacgaaaacaacaagggaccgagaatggagccctgtgagacaacttccgataatgccaattttacctccctgtggcaaagtggttaatagtgtacaggtgcaggtgattaaagaacagacagacaattgtaatccaggtaaaaggtttgtttttttagttgtttttgtccagtgcctgactgtgaaacaaacaggaaataataatgaaggtaatggtattacttacatttataatcccccAAGCTGGTCGCAAAATAATAGTCCCAttcttgtatccccacattaaacacaaaacacatacacaggtcTGGTTAGTGCGTGAATAAGTGACTGTGGTGCAACACAGTTTTACAGtggtacaagtgaagtgctgttccgggtttgtgctggcctctggtgacagctccggaacatgttagcagtctagtgaatacactcaacaatagacagtacaaacaaatACTCACAATTATTTCACCAACAGTACGggtctccttccaggtcaatgacacaaccaaaatgaaggaacagataacattgcttcgacccctatttataccgtcactcatgaccccttggtaaacgattgcagctgctttttatgatctgcagctgccacatcatttcccctccggttcaatgagttagtgtaccgaagatccatctcttttctacatgaccgacttccttttaaccctcggaacgaagcgtcaggccaagtagtccagagtactctgttcccgttacttagcaccctcacaggtcgagagggagatttaccaccaagaatcattgtctttctgtcacgctccccaatagagacgaactgaaacctatcagaaagataagatttgaaccagtataggacaaggccagacagtctcactgtgctttcaagacgattcagtaggatggaatggtctacagcaccaaaggcagcacttagatctgtTATGTTAAGGTGGATGAGGGCTTTAATTTAGTTAATTTAAGTTATTCTtaatggtattttatttattactgatTTGTTGGGTTACCTTTATTTAGTCTCAGTGTTTTCTTAATTTCTATGAATTTTCCTTATTACTTATTTTGTCTGAAAACTTAATTTTCCTAAATATGTTTTTACAATGGTCCCATTAGCCCTTCCAGGACCTTTGAAGGGCCAGGGAGTCTGGATCATGGTTTGTCAATAAGTCTTCCTTGAAGTAAAGGTATTCAGGCTTACTGTTACACTGGTGTTGCTTAGTTCTGTAATAAATTACCTTGACAAAGGAACATAAGGAACATTTTGTTGGAAAAGCAGAGTCTCTAAATTAgtcttaacactagcaccgccataacCGCtatttgaacggcttttgcaattcaaatttaaatatctccgcatATGAGAATATCTTGTGCATGttcgttcttaagtgttactaaatatttgaattaaatacccatacgatgttccagctgcagaatcgtaaaaatgaataagttataagcacttgcttcttcaaccgccagacccgcagtttatgcggcatattgaaatcaatacaatatagccgacaatttagtctgggctttgtaataaaataaaagtcattgtgaaataacatattataatcctgctgagtgcttgaaacactgatgaaagccaTTCTACacaccatatattattattatttacactacatttctcaggcagaacgactgtgccaccctgagtgtgacggtgcacattttttttaaaaagtgcgtattctaagctctcagatcagtgaccatcatgtgattcttgaaatgtattttgtttacgactgtaagtcgccctggataagggtgtctgctaagaaataaataatgataataataataataaacgaaagctagagactgttgcattttacaacacaatGAAGTACAGTGTGGATATaatggatcaaatggcacggctgtattctgctgtattcaaaggtggtactcgcaggtggtctgtggttgtttttttataatgttttggacctggcatccatcaacgctttggttttgtacaaggagtgcaccagcaacacaatcactcggagggacttcattttgcagctaaccctggagctatggcagaaacattttgataagagacacgaaagccggctggtaaatgcccctcaaccttcagccagcgctgtgcccactggcacacggaataaaagacaatgccaggttgctaaatgcaataaaaacataacttttgatgtctgcgcccattgtgaaaaggcagtctgtggcaaatgcactggtacagttgaaaagcgtgttttctgcatagattgtacttagaaagctgtaatagaactctgaacagacagacagagcctttgaactgtttcactcaaagcactttcacattgcataagttatgttatatttttgttttatgctatttttataaccagttatttatgttttataatttatcCTGGGATAATTGTTTCAATTGTCTTAACATAAcacatttctatatttttttgcCACTGTTGTTAATGAACCACTGTagatttttcatttagtttaaattTGTTGGACCACAGGGTTTTTGAAAATGAGAGATCTGAGTTTCTCCCAGAAGACTTTCTGAGCAGTTGTTTCTCCTCCTGGCCAGTCGAGGCAGGATTTCTTACACATTTCCCTGCGGAGCTTCTGGTGCTGGGACAACCTTTCAACAGGGATCTTCTCCAAGAATATGAAAACCAAGACATCTCTGTTCTCTGAGAAGAGCTGCATGTGTGCCAGGCTCATTTCCAGCTTGCACCACTCACTCTTCAGGAAGTTCGTGGATATCACGCAGATGGTCCTCCTGCTTCTCTGAATGCTGCTCTCCACGTTGTCCAGGATGTTGCCTTCCAGGTCCCAGTCTCTGTCCGACACACACAGCTTCACGTTCGGAAGACCGGCGTTGTTCTCTAGGTTGGGAATCAACTCGTGGATTACCCATTCAAAATCCCTCTCGCAGTAGGCAACAAAAGCATCATACTTAAACCTGGGGTTGTTCTCCCAGACTTCTGTGTCTTTCCTCTTGGACAACAGCAGGTACCACTGATAGTAGATCTTCCAACGGTACACATAAAGCAGGACAGCCACAGTCGACAAGACAGTCATTCCGAGGATGACTATGAGAATATACCATACATATTCAGGAATGCATATGGGATTAAAATCCTTCAAATGCTTGCCACGAAGCTCTACAGGGGCGAAGCACATGAAATCCTCTGCATTGGTTGTGTTTCCCAGGGACTTCACCCAGAAAGAAGCCCAGGCCAGGCTGCAGTCGCAAGTGAAATAGTTCCCGCTGAGGTTCACGTAAAGAGTGGACAGGAAGAGTCTGAAGATGCCTTCGGGCAGAGTCTGGAGACGGTTGAGACTGAGGTTGATGTGGAGCAACTTCCCATTGTATTTGAACAGCTCTGCTGGGAGGGTCTGCAGCATGTTTCTTCTTAAATTAAGAACCTGCAGGTTGGTCAGGGAGTCCAGGACACCAGATGGGATCTGGTCCAGCGAACACCCCTCTAGGATCAAGGACTCAAGGGCATGCAGTTTCATTAAAGCATTCGGGTGAACAGTTTTTATTGAGGACTCTTTCACCAGAAGctctctcaggttctgcagatcAGAAAAGGCAGAGTCATCTATCAGGTTTATGGATGAGGAAAATATTTCCAAGGTATTCAGGGGGCACTGGCCAATGTCCTCAAACATGGGCTTCCTCATTGTCTCAAAATCTATTCTGTACAGACCCAGTATCCAGCTGGCTATTTCGTAGATCAAAGAATATAGTCTTCATGTCTTGTGTTTGGATTTTGCCGATTCTCAGAGACTTCAGCTTATAAAGTGGGAAGAAGGCCTGGGATCCCACCATTAGCACAGAGTGGTGCTGCTGAAGAGTCAGGTGCTCCAGAGTGTGCATGTAAGTGAATGTGTTCCCTTCTACTTCGTGCAGCCAGCCGTAGGACAGGTCCAGGGAAACAATACTCTTAAACCTCGGAAATGTCCAggtgtttattttcaatatatgGTTTCCCATCAGCATCATGTTCTTTGTCTCTGAAGGGATGGCATTCGGCACCTGTAAGGAGAATGTGAAACTTAATGAGTTACTCCTTttaaatttagcttttttttccttcagaGAAGGTATATTCTCCATGACGAATGAAGTCGTTTCCAAATTAACCTGCTTATTAAATGGATGATTTATACTATATACATtttctgtatttcatttcttCCTCTTAACTGCAGAAGAAGCCATACTTGTTTGAAAACTGGAGTGCACAAACAAGCATGGATTCCAACCAGTAGTTTTGACATAAAGGCAGCAGTTAGATACCATACATTTTTATCTGAGAAGCTGAATGTATACAGGTAAGTGTGGAAAACAGTTAAAAACAGAGAGCTGCAGCTTGAACTATGGATTCTGTTGTGATGCAATACCAAGAACACACTGCTTGCATGCagcttgtatttatatttataaacagCTTCATACAGATTCTATATACAGAGCTGGCATAAAGTTGTTTAGCTTGGAGTATATCCACATCTCTTTTTAGTTAAAAATCTAGTGCTcagttattttacccccaatttacTCCCCAGATGTCCAATTacgttccctcactgcagcaatttcccacaacagctcaggaggactttcacccaggaacttgagagcagatgtcagtgagctatcTGCCTCTGAagaacaaagaccagccctgcatgTGTCCGCTAGAGCTGAACCAGAAGGGGGCTACAGTAGCATGGTGacgagaaacagtccctgctggttttgcctcgcTGGCCCGCAAGAGCACCAGAGCCAGTGCGACACTCCCTTTTGAATCCCCAGCAGACAGCAAACTTCACATAGCCAGGGCGAACCTGAACTCTCCTGACTGAATGACCCACCCTGTACACTACAcgactgtgcttttaccaggtgagcactATATCCACACATCCTTTGGCTGATCTAGTTAACATAGAGTGCTGAATTGTTTgtactggcacagaacaagccatttggatacaatgtaaaaaatgccaatattttTCACTGGTGAAGTACATATGTACTGTGTCTGGTTATTGACAATGCTGTGTGCTTCAAACTACAGCTCATTCATTTAGCATTGTATTTGCTTGCTAATCCAAACACCAGAAGTACAAACTGACTAATAATCAGAACCATGCTATCTTAACGAAATGCATCACAGTAGCTGCTGTAGAAACCAAAGTCCAATATTATGTAAACGATAAACATCGATAAGTGTTGATTTGAGTTCTGTTGGGCATTATTTTCTTGCCGATTCAACAATTCCAGTTTtttatacacttaaaacatttctccCTAATTGATAATAGTCTGgtaatgagattcaattgattgttaatttggtaattggatttggtttttgctcttttgttacgcttagttcaaacagttaaaatgtttgtctctcaatttgtgggaatgttgtcataAGTTCTTCTGAGTTTGTACATGATAGGATCTCTACTCCGGCCAAATCATAACAGGGTTCTTCCAAATGGTTCAGATTTACGAGGATCTGTTTTTTCATTTGCTGCTCTACATTATATGGATAATTAATTGTACCCCACAGCTGGGTGCTACAGTGTGTATCCAGACTACCAAACAGCCCCATCTCTGTAGTCCTTAGAAAGATCTTACCTTCTCAAGCCTGGCATCTTCACAGTTGATTGTCTGACTATTTTGGAAGTAAAAGCAGATGTCCTCACGATTTTCAGTTATGTTTAAACCGATGCAGTCGAACAAGTTGGCATTACCTGGACAGAGGGTCTCATTGATGTAATAAATTACAGTATCATTGAGGCCTGGAGGGGAGTCAGTCATTTGAAAAGCAGAGCTGGTTAGAAATATTGTGGTTGGATAAATGATGGGCCCAGCAGATCCAGCGGTAGTGGTTTCAGAAGTTGTAGTGGGAGGTGCAGTTGAAGTGTAGAAGTATTTTTTGTCCAATGTTCTTCCTCGCCGTTTCTTTCTCTGCTTGCCAAGACCCATGGCCTTCCTCTGATGCCCTGCAAGGATGTTAACCAGCTTGCCCTCTTGTACTATATGCGACTGCTTGGGAGAAGCAGTCCTGAAAGAGGTTCTGTTCAATGATGTGGTGTCAACTTTCAACTGGAGACCACGGCTTTCAAGGGTAACAGGGGCCATCAGATAGGCAGCAGAGGACATAATCCAAAACAGAAGCATTGTGCTGCTTTCACCTGAAATAAACAAGATTTCCTTAAAGTGGTTTTACCCATCATTTCATGAATGTACCCattgtgcacttccattagctacagtaTATTGGTCTCATACGTGCAGTTTTTCAAACACAATTTTcatgtttactttttaaagccCTGTATCTGGTACTAGCTGAGGTTAAATATATCTAtgtttgtaagccatgctttcagGTATTCTTGCACTTCCTAGATAATTTCACCTAAGACAATGAGATTCAATGCCTCTTTTCCTGTCATAAACTTACTTTAACCTGTGGTTCCCCTGTGTATTGATATACAGTGTAATATGGCTTTAGCTAGTCTGTGCCCCAAGTGGATGTAATGAATACCCTTTGTtctgtgtggtatttcttacagtgGTACTGTGGTAGGCACACCAGCAGGTATTATTCAGTTACTTCAGGGGTCGTCAATGTGCGGACATTTTGACCAGACCGCCAAGTCATATGCCAATCTGTGTTTACTTGTATTCACAAGTAGATATATGAGAGTGTGACACGCGAGGGTACAGCAGGTGTCACTGTGATAGTAAGCAGCAGATACTCAGTGAACGCTATGAATAAGGTGACTAGACGTCCcgttttggacgggacagtcccacttttggaacactggtcccagtgtccccagaacctttcttgggacaCTCATTTCGTCCCGTTTTTTTCCCAGAGCACTGTCGTGCTGGTAACTGAATGTTGTATttgcatgcaggctgctgtgtttctACCATATGTAATTTATTACAGTACGGCACTTATGTGACTAAAGAAGGTTAAatgaccagtagcattaaaaagtgGCTGTACAACActgtgcaaatctggagaattactgaacagtcaacgttcatatGTGCAACCAATCACAAAGAATTGCAggtgggtttatccactgactgctGCTAAAACGAACTGGCGACTATCCTGGTCTGAATCATCGCTCTCGCTGCGTGAAGAGTttagactactgtagtctaacGGTAACGGCTCATATAGGTatcatccatgatatttgtatatctgcatgCAAACGTCTTGCTTCGTGTGTAGCTATAGGCGACAATTGCAGAAATCAACTCTGTCATGTGACATTACCGTGCCATGTTTAaaacgcagtgcactgaagcttgtcatggtttgaacactttgtgcatcaaaatagTCCATCATAACAATAAGCAGGGCTGTAAaacatgacaaaagtatttggaaacatattttctattgagtAAGTCTATATTCGCTTTCAGTTCACCACAGATACCCTCTAAGAAACGTATGTtcatgaataatacaaaataatttatgaactagTGTGACGGAGAGTGAattaatccgagtcaacaatctccctcctgacctgtgagggcatggtataACAGGGACAGTGTGCCCTAGACTAGAATGTTTGACAGTTCATTcaagggtcagttggaagtcggccatccaggaagggggcggagccacaatatcAGAAGTCATCGctttaatgcggtaggcgatgcatcagtcatggattggaggataagtgattgcactcgctacagaagggggcgggactgaaggtatatcaggggatttggccgagcaatctgttccttttgttgtggttatggacggacctgtaaaaggagtacagatataaaataaccgtgagtgttttgtgttttgttgattttgttgttctaactgtcgttgtttgtcattgttagatggctaacactagccgggagctgttgctaaaggccagcactgaacctgggctacactgcaccactgtgtCACAATTGTTGTACAACACCATCTGCACAAAGAGCACACACTGTTTGGATAAGAgatcgtgtctgtgttgtgtgttattattactgcattattattttgggactgaaccccgtggtttaactgagcgatacacattggtttgtagagccaggtattattatttacctgcaaataaagagctgtttaacaGTGAACTGTGTTGTTTCCAAACATTCctgtgcactgcatcacctctacacctgcgcactgcaaaccactttgccacaattagtTATTtccacatttgtgaaattcatactgtaaaaatattttacaagtttacatgttatgttgtttttagcaataatgaaatacattaatTTCAGGTCTCCTGGTGccaatttaatttgtttaaaaatatttccattgATAGTTGAGTtctgtatatgatacaaatagtttaaaacaataacaaaaaaaagaactatgtcctcatttcattttacctttctttaaaaaaatatgtaaatacagtgccTTAGAGGCAGGATAGATCACTTTTTAATTTGGTGAAGTATATTATCCTGCAAAGTtaggataaaataaaaaatagacacaATGGAGTACTCGTATTTAAGAtgaatgctatctgttgcataggtgtgatagctatataaggtattttactttatcaaaaCTAttagtttaaaagaagaaaaacaacacattcataaaaactaggggtgggcatcgatatgaaaattgtatatcgatatcgtgcacgtatttcaatatcgatatcgataatattgaagtcttccaaacacataaaaatataataacacaaaagcaaaatgaaacatatatacatatacgttaacagatatttacataagaaaaacaataacttactttaactttgtGGTGCTTTActatatccatggagaaaaacaaggtctagttatattgttttactattccatgccatcatcagccacctcaaaaccgaaatatttctataTTTCACTGCGCAGGCTAGCCAATCCAGAAGTATTTTAATCTTCTCTTTGTATAAATGCATGACACATCTAAAtgtattaagtacggtgtcatgctgaatgatGCATTACTTTGATAtgtgttttcatgttttaaaaatacatctaatttataatactgaaagttcacattttaaaaatacattaatagcaGTGTAAGTAATCGCATGAAAAATATGCAATGAACCACacactgacgcatgcgcatatctcacaataatcccaatagtgcttaatgcagcatgcaaatagcattcGGTACCTTGCGAGCAGGTTCTGAAAggaagaagaatatatatatatatatatatatatatgctttggtttttcagatgtttatatatcaaattatttaaccgattttcctgtttattatgttttttgtgttaagtttgtttttaggtgtgtatccctttaaaaaaagactgtcctgtttcttaattagttgacGCGTGCACTTtctgaaaacaggatatagtttccaGTAAGGGATTGGccggtgagaggaaacaggtgaagaaaagGGAGTGGAGCacacaggttgtggatttgttgttttttttgtttgatagcTACAGAATGTtcgaaatacattttttaatcggGTTTCTTAGAAAAAGgaaaacgccaatcaatggaataaaatggttaaataatactttgtgTGTGATGTTTGCCTACGAGtctaacaatgattggtatgtatagggtttgttgtatcttaatataaaataaagttgattatactgcgtttgtatttttagcagtattagcagtaAAAAATAAGTCTGCGAGCATACATGATTTTTTTAATCCAACGATATCACGATATGGAAATTCTTATCGATATCCAACGATATCGTCATCATATCGAAATagcgatattggtgcccacccctaataaAAACATACCCTATGTTTgtccttcagcaaaagaggctAATGGCAGGGATCGAATTACTGGGGATCCCTTTAAGTTTCcctaaatagttttatttccgaATTTCCTTTTTGACATGTTTTATGGCGACAGGTAtcaattaaaacagaaaggaacctgttaaaaacgtgttaattgtaTAATGACATTTCTGCCTTGTCTGCAgattttcagtaccaatcaacgAT
Proteins encoded:
- the LOC131706753 gene encoding toll-like receptor 13 yields the protein MRKPMFEDIGQCPLNTLEIFSSSINLIDDSAFSDLQNLRELLVKESSIKTVHPNALMKLHALESLILEGCSLDQIPSGVLDSLTNLQVLNLRRNMLQTLPAELFKYNGKLLHINLSLNRLQTLPEGIFRLFLSTLYVNLSGNYFTCDCSLAWASFWVKSLGNTTNAEDFMCFAPVELRGKHLKDFNPICIPEYVWYILIVILGMTVLSTVAVLLYVYRWKIYYQWYLLLSKRKDTEVWENNPRFKYDAFVAYCERDFEWVIHELIPNLENNAGLPNVKLCVSDRDWDLEGNILDNVESSIQRSRRTICVISTNFLKSEWCKLEMSLAHMQLFSENRDVLVFIFLEKIPVERLSQHQKLRREMCKKSCLDWPGGETTAQKVFWEKLRSLIFKNPVVQQI